The genome window TTTTATAGATTTATAATCTGTTTATCATCGCCTATTACATAATTTTTATTTTTAGGACGAATATAAAATGAACGTAAAGAAGAGTTATTTTCAGAAATGATTGATAAAATCTCTTGATAAGTAAACAAACTTGTATCAATTGCAATATGATTATTTGATAAAGATTTGAAATCTGATTTCTTATTTATCCAAAATAAATCTTCTGCATTTACTTCTATTTTAGAAGTATTTTTAGGTGAATGTAAAGAAAATTTAAATAATTGAATTAAATATTTAATCAAAATTCCCGAACGTAAAAGTTGATAATGCAACCAATTTTTTTGATAATATTTCGCTAAGAAAATCATCATGGCTTCAAAAAAATGTTTATAATATTTTTTATCTTTTTTCGTACTTTCTCCCTTGTAATGTAAAACCGTTATATCTCCTTTATAATAATTTTTATAACCAGCCAATTCTGCACTAAAAGACAAATCTATATCTTCTCCATACATAAAATAACGTGGATCAAATCCTCCAATTTCCTGATAGATTTTCTTCGTGGTGAACATAAAAGCACCAACTAAAATTTCGCAAGGAGCAATTTCAAATTCACTAACTTCTAACTTGTAATAATTATTTTTCTTTGAATGATTAAATCGACTATACAACTTAGAAAATGAATTTTTAGCTGTCGGAATATTACGTTTTGATTCTGGATGAAAATTGCCGTTTGTATCCATCATTCGTATTCCCACAAAACCTATTTTTTCTTTCGACTGATGAAATTCAACCAAAGATTCGAATAAATTCTCTGGAAGAATTGTATCTGGATTAAGAATTAGAATATATTCTCCCAAAGCATTCTCAACCCCAATATTATTCGCTTTTGCAAAACCAAGATTTTCTTTTTGAAGTAAAAAGTTTACAGTAGGAAAAGTTTTTTTTAGGAATATAAAATCAATTTCCGATGAATTATTATCAATTACAATTATTTCGCCATCTACATTTTTTAAAGCTTCCTGACACGAATCAAGACAAAGCTCTAAATGTTTTGGCGCATTATAACTAACAATAATTATCGATAATTTCATCTAAAATTTATTTTCTGAATACGGGATTCGATGTTGTATAGAACGAACCAACGTCGCTTCGTCTGCATATTCTAACTCATCTCCTACACCAAGACCTCGTGCAATGGTAGAAAAAATAATTTCGGCATTCTTTAATTGTCTGTACAAATAGAAAACAGTTGTATCTCCTTCCATTGTCGAACTTAAAGCAAAAATTATTTCCTTCACATTTTCATTTTGAACACGATCAACCAACGTTTGAATATTCAATTGACCAGGTCCAATGCCTTCCATTGGAGAAATCTTTCCTCCTAAAACGTGATATTGTCCTTTAAATTGTCCTGTATTTTCAATCGCCATCACATCACGCACATCTTCCACTACACAAATTATAGTTTCTTCTCTCAATGGATTGTTGCAAATATCACAAACCTCATCATCAGAAATTGTATGACAATGTTGACAATATTTAACATCATCTACCAAATGAGAAAGCGCTTCGGATAAAGCTGTCGTTTGAGATTTGGGACGATTTAGCATATGTAAAACAAGTCGCAAAGCTGTTCTCTTTCCTATTCCTGGCAAATTTGACATCTCTTCTACAGCTCGCTCTAAAACCTTGCTTGGGTAATTCATTCGTTCAAAAAATTATAGACAACAAATTTACAATTTTATCTTCGGAAAATTAATCTATCATCATTCACTCAAAAATATTAAATTTGGGCTTATTTACTAAATAAATTATGAACTCAACAATTTTACTACTTTGTGTTATCGTATACTTTGTAGGACTTTTAGTGATCTCTTACTTCACCAGTCGAAATTCTGACAATCAATCTTTTTTTAACGGAAACAAAAAAAGTAAATGGTGGTTGGTGGCTTTCGGAATGATTGGGACAAGTCTTAGTGGCGTTACCTTTATATCAGTTCCAGGAACGGTCGGAAAATTAACTGGTTCTGAATATATTTATGGAGGATTCGAATACTATATGATGGTGATCGGATTTTTTCTTGGTTATTTTATTGTCGCGGGTGTATTACTTCCGCTCTATTACCGTATGAATCTGACCTCGATTTACACGTATTTAGGAAAACGTTTCAATGTTGAAGCACATAAAATGGGATCGGTTTTCTTTATTATTTCCCGTGGAATTGGCGCAACAGCACGTTTATATTTAGTTGTAAATGTGTTACAAATATTTTTATTAGACAATTTAGGCGTACCATTTTGGGCTACAACATTTGTCTTATTATTGATGATATTATTGTACACGTTTGAAGGTGGAGTAAAAACAATTGTCGTAACAGATACCTTGCAAACATCGTTTATGATCATTAGTTTGATTGCTTGTATTTGGTTTATCCTTTCGCATCTTAATTTATCTGTTGGTGAAGCTTACGATATGATGCAAGCCAAAAATTATACGCATTTCATTAACTTTGATCCAAATTCGAAAACGTATTTCTTAAAAACTATTTTGGGCGGAATGTTTATCACAATTGCTATGACTGGTCTTGACCAAGAAATGATGCAAAAAAATATTTCGGTTGATAATCTTCAAAACTCAAAAAAGAATATGTTGACGTTCGCTGGAACATTATTGATTGTGAATTTAGCGTTCCTATTTTTGGGCGGATTGCTTTATTTATACGCAATGAGCGAAGGTGGTTTTTATACTACTGATGGTTTCTTTATGGAACAAGGCGGACAAAATATTATGGGTGATGATATGTTTCCTGCACTTTCGCTTTTAGGACATCATTTCCCAATGATTATTTCTGTAATTTTTATCATCGGATTAATTTCTGCTTTATTTCCTTCTGCCGATGGTGCTTTAACAGCGGTTACAAGTTCATATTGTGTCGATTTATTAAACATCAACGAAAACAAAGAAAAATCAGAAAAAGAAAAGAAAAAGATTCGTATTCGTGTTCACTTGATTTTCACGGTAGTTTTCTTTATCTTGATTATGGTTTTCAAAGCGATTAACAACAAATCTATTGTTTATCTTGTGATGGAAATTGCAGGTTATACATACGGACCGTTATTAGGATTATTTGCTTTCGGAATTTTAACGAAACGTAACATTTACAAAAAATATTCAATTATTACAGTTGCGATTTTAGCGCCTATTTTTACCTATATCATCAACGAATTAGTGATCAATTTTACCGATTACAAAATTGGTGTTGAATTAATCATTCTGAATGGTTTATTAACTTTTATCGGTCTATGGTTGGTAAGTTCTAATCGTCAAAAAGAAACAATTATTCATTCATAATCAGAACAATTAACACTCTACAACTATGAAAAAAATCGCCATTATTGGAGCAGGAAATTTAGGAATTTCTATAACAGAGGGTTTAATTAAGAATAAAGCATTCGATCCAAATCAAATTATCGCTACAAGAAATAATTTGAATCAAATTGAACATCTTAAAAAGCTTGGTGTAACGATTACAAATGATAATCATTTTGCTGTAAAAGAAGCTGATTATATTCTGTTGTGTGTAAAACCGTACAAAGTGGAAGAAGTTTTGACGCAATTAAAAGACGATTTTACGACCAATAAAATATTAATTTCAGTTGCAACAGGAATTTCATTGCAAACGTATCAAAATATTTTATCACAAGGTATGTCAATTTTTCGTGCAATGCCTAATACAGCTGCTTCTGTGGAAGAATCGATTACATGTATTTGTGGAAATTCGAAAGATGAAAACATTTTAAATGAAATCAAAACGATTTTCAATCCAATTGGCGAAACAGTTGTTATAAATGAGGAGTTGATGAATGCAGCGACTGTAATTGGCGCTTGCGGAATTGCTTATGTTTTACGATTTATAAGAGCAATGATTCAAGGTGGAATCGAAATTGGATTTGACACACAAACTGCTACAAAAATTGTGACACAAACTGTAAAAGGAGCTGCTGAATTATTAATAGAAAACGGTTTGCATCCAGAACAAGAAATTGATAAAGTGACGACACCAAAAGGTTGTACGATTGCTGGATTAAATGAAATGGAACATCAAGGATTTAGTTCTGCTTTAATAAAAGGAATTAAAACTTCTTTTGATAAAATATAATTATGGAAAAGAAATTAAAATTAATCTGGGATTTTTATGGTCCCGATGCTATACCAACTGCAAAACATCATGCAGTTCACCTGAAACAATACGCAGAAAAAGAAAAGTTACAAAGTACATTTTCTGAATTTGTAGAGGTTGAACCAGAATATGCAGTTGCTTATTTGGTGGTGGTAGAATCTGAAATGATACAAGTTCGTGACGCTTTGATCCCTCACCGTGGCGAATGGCATTCGGAAGAAGAATAAATAAAAAAGACGAAGTTTAGCTTCGTCTTTTTTATTGTTTTAAAAATCGCATAAAATCTCCTCCCCAATTGTAGTGATTTATGTTCTACGATTTTTTTGCCCTACAAAAAAGGATTATTTTTGTTCAAATTTTTATAAACAAACAATGACACTTCAAGAACTTCAAACACAAGTACAACAAACAAGGAGAGATATTTTGAGAATGGTACATGCCGTAAATAGTGGACACCCAGGTGGATCATTAGGTTGTGCAGAATATTTTGCTGCATTATACGGTAAAATCATGACTTACTCTACAGACTTCTCTATGGACGGAAAAGGAGAAGATTTATTCTTCTTATCAAACGGTCACATTTCACCAGTTTTCTACAGCACATTAGCTCGTTCAGGATTTTTCCCAGTAAGCGAATTAGCTACATTCAGAAAATTAGATTCTCGTTTACAAGGTCACCCAACAACACACGAAGGTTTACCTGGAATTCGTATCGCTTCTGGTTCTTTAGGACAAGGCTTATCTGTTGCTTTAGGTGCTGCGCAAGCAAAAAAATTAAACAACGACGATAAATTAGTTTACACATTACACGGTGATGGTGAATTACAAGAAGGTCAAGTTTGGGAAGCTTTTATGTATGCTGCTGGTAAAAAAGTAGATAATGTAATTGCAACGATTGACTACAATGGTCGTCAAATTGATGGTGACACAGACCACGTTTTACCTTTAGGAGATTTGAAAGCTAAATTAGAAGCTTTTGGATGGATTGTTTTAGAAGAAAAAAATGGAAATGACTTAGAAAAAGTAATTGCTATTTTAGAAGAAGCTAAAACATTAACAGGAAACGGAAAACCAGTTTCAATTTTATTACACACAGAAATGGGTAATGGAGTTGATTATATGATGGGAAGCCACTCTTGGCACGGAAAAGCGCCTAACGATGAGCAATTAGCATTTGCATTAGAGCAAAATCCTGAAACTGAATTGACAGATTATTAATAATTTGAATACAACCACAATACTATGAAAACGTTATTTTATTCTATACTTACGCTTTGTTCTTTGACAGCCTTTGGGCAGGAAAAAACATATTCTTTTGACAAAAAAGTATCGTACAAAATCAATTTACCAGAAGAATATCAAACTTATTTGGATGGTCAAAAAGATTTATCTTTTGTAACCTATATTTCTAAAGACGCTGTTTTAGGAACTTCGGAAGGAGGTCCTTACACTTCAGGAAGCTTCAGTAAAGATGCTTTCTTTATCAACAACAGCAAGTTTTTCGAAGTCTATGCCAATTCATTAGAAAATCAATTATCGATAAAAGCACCTTATTATTATGAAGGCATGTCGGATGATAGTTTAAAACCTTATTCGGATAATTTGTTCGAGAAATTTATTTCAGTTAAAAATCTAAATTCATCTACAACGATCAATGGATACAAGTGTAATGAATACGAATTAACATCTAAAACAGATTTCGAAACAAAATCTTCTACATTATGTGTTGATGAAAAAAATGCAATTAATAACGTTGCGATTATGTTTCCTCAAACAAAACTGAAAGGTCTTTTGATACGATATGACGCAGGAGATTTTAATGGATTAACAATTCAAAATATTGCAAATTCTAACGTAAAAGTAACTTTTGATGAGAAAAAAGAAATCGAAAGTTTTACTAACGAATTGGCAAAAAAGAAACAAGAATACGATAACATGATGTCGTCTGTAGATACGGCTTATGCAGCCGAAGCAGTAGCTTATTCACCAGACAATCGTTACGAGGATCCTATTATTAATTATTACAATTATCAAACATCAGAAAGTGATAACGTAAATAGTCTTTTTGGAACTGTTGCTTCATTAAATTATAGCTTGATTTATAATGATAGTGATTATGATGGAAATCCTGATATAGAGCGTTCTAAAGCTTTGGCAACTGCGCAAGGTTCTACAAATCAATTGGTAAAACAATTCAAAAAGAATAAATTAGCAAACAAAAGCGAAGTAAAAGAATTAAATAACCTTTTCAAAACGTATTTCGATGATGCTAAAAAGTTTAAATTAACAGAAGTTTCAACAGATTATGATGAAGCGGCTGTAGCAGTAGATTCTGCTGTTGCTGCAACAGAAGTTAGTTTAGCCGAATATTATGATCCTTATACATCTGCTTACAAAACGACAGATATTAGCAAAATCGATTTGGCAATCGACAATCCAGACATTCAAGATTTCATGAAAGTTGCACCAGAACATTGCAAAAATTTGAAAGCTAAAATTCCGACTTTTACAGATAAAGATTTAGGAAATTTGGTTTACAATTACGCAGGACAAGTGTGCGATATGTACATTTATCAAAGCGGAAGTGTTGCTCTTTCGGGAACAATTGATGCAATAAGAAAAAGTGTTTTAGAAATCAATAACAAATATGATAAACTGAAAAAAGAAGACAAAGATAAGTTAACTACTTTCTTGAATTCTTTGGATTAATACTTATCAAATCAATTCGATAATGAAAAAATCAATCAGTTTTATATTAACGCTTTTTACATGTTTAACTTTCGCTCAAATGCAATCGTATAAATTCGAAAACGTTATTCAATATCGTATCAAAAGTGATTTCTATTCAGATTTTTTGGACATTTTATCAACCAAAGATTACAAAGCACATTTGATGATTACGCGAACACCGATGGGAAACTTCGCTTCATTAAAAGTAAACGACAATATGTATTCTGTTTACAGCGAAGAAGAAAATCCGAAGGTTTTTAAAATTGATTTCGAAGGCACAAAAGATTTATTAGGAAATTCTTTTTTAGCGACTAATAATCCAAGTTTAACAAATTCCGCAATCGGAAATAGTTATGTTGCGAATAGAACTGGTCAAAAAGAAACGATTCTAAATAAACAATGTGAAGTGTATAACATTTTCAGAAAAGATAATGACAACGACAATGGTACAGAAATTTGCATCGATACAAATTCTAACATCAACACCGTTCCGTTTATCAATTCTGAACTAAATTTGAAAGGCTTGATTTATCGAGTTGGACATAATATTGTGTTAGAAAATGTTGAAATCTTAGAAAATTGGATAAAAAAGAGCGCCGAAGAGGAAGAAGAAATTAATGTTTCGCCAAATGATTTTATTTATCAATTTGATGAAAAAACAGAAGTAGAAAAATACAAAAACGAATACAAAAAACAAAAACAATGATAGACTTAACATACACAGAAAAAAAAGATACACGTAGTGGATTCGGAGATGGATTGACAGAGTTAGGAAGAACAAATCCTAACGTTGTTGCATTGTGTGCTGACTTGATTGGTTCATTGAAAATGGATCAATTTATCAAAGAAAACCCAGAGCGTTTTTTCCAAATTGGTATTGCTGAAGCAAACATGATGGGAATTGCTGCAGGTTTGACAATTGGAGGTAAAATTCCTTTCACAGGAACTTTCGCTGAATTTTCTACAGCTCGTGTGTACGATCAAATTCGTCAATCTATCGCTTACTCTAACAAAAATGTAAAAATCGCTGCATCGCACGCTGGTTTAACATTAGGAGAAGATGGTGCAACTCACCAAACATTAGAAGATATTGGTTTGATGAAAATGTTACCAGGAATGGTGGTTATCAATCCTTGTGATTACAATCAAACTAAAGCGGCTACAATTGCTGCAGCTGAATACGAAGGTCCTGTTTACTTACGTTTCGGACGTCCTGCTGTTCCAGTTTTCACGCCAGCTGACCAAAAATTTGAAATTGGTAAAGGTATCTTAATGAACGAAGGTTCTGATGTAACAATTGTTGCGACAGGTCATTTAGTTTGGGAATCTTTAGTTGCTGCTGCTGAGTTAGAAAAAGAAGGAATTTCTTGTGAGGTAATCAATATTCATACTATCAAACCATTGGATGAAGAAATTATCTTAAACTCTGTAAAGAAAACAGGAAAAATTGTAACAGCTGAAGAACACAATATTTTAGGTGGTTTAGGAGAATCTGTTGCAAGAGTTTTAGCACAAAAATTACCAACAAAACAAGCTTTTGTTGCGGTTAATGATAAATTTGGTGAATCTGGAACACCTTCAGATTTAATGAAAAAATATGGAATCGATTCTACTGCTGTAATCGAGAAAGTAAAATCTTTACTTTAATTCCATTATAATATTAAAAAGGAGCTAAAAATTTAGCTCCTTTTTTTATAGGTTAAATATAAATAGGTTGGTTGAAAAAAGCAAAACTGCTTTAATCCTATAGATATTTTGCAAAATTAGTTTATATTGCTAATTCAAAAAATACTCATTTAATGGTATTTTATTAATCTTTTACTTGTAAGCATATGAAAAAAGCAAATCAAAAATCTATAACTGAATATGCAAGTATTGTAAAAAAATTGTGGAGTGAAAATACAGATAGTAGAACCTTTAACGAAAAAGATGAGAGTTTTCAATCGATTAATGATTATTTACAAACTTTAGGAAGTCTTGCTCTTGGTGAATCTTTCATGTATTTTATCAGTCCTAATTCTGCAACTTTCGAATATGTATCTCCTCAATGCGAGGATATTTTGGGTTATCTACCTAACGAATACACTGCTGAATTATGCGTAGAAATCGTACATCCAGATGATTTGCAACATGTAATTGATATTCAGCAACGAATTTCAAATTTCAGTATGGAAATTGTTCCAGAAGAAAGAATCAATTATAAATTCACCTATGATTTTCGTGTGATAGATAAAAAAGGTGAAATTCATCAAATTCATTTGCAACATTTCTTTTACGAATTAAGTAAGAATTTTTTACCAAATCGAGTTTTTTGCTTAGCGACTGACATCACACAAATAAAGGTTGGAGGGAAACCGACCATGCATATTTACAACATCAAAGATGGATTGAATAATCTTCTTAATTCAAAAACAAATTCATCTTTACAACTTACAAAAAAAGAAACGGAGATTATAGAATTTCTGATCAAAGGTTACACAAGTCAGGATATTGCTGATGCAATTGGCTTAAGTAAACATACTATTGATACACATCGAAGAAATATTTTGAAGAAAAACGATTGTTCTAATACATCAGAATTATTTAGTCTTTACTTCAAAAAATAGAAAAAAGCAAGCCGATAAGCCGGGTTCTGTCACCTTAATAAATCAAGATGCTTTGTCATTTATCTAGTATTTTAGTTACCTAAAATATCAATCTGCCTACCCCCCAGCAACGAACGAGTAGCTCTTAACTGCTGGTATACATGGCATTGCTCCGCATAGAGTTTACCTGGTTTCACTACAGCCGAACTGTACATACTTTCTGTTGCACTTGTCCTCGCCTCTCGACGGACGGGCGTTACCCGCTATGCTTACTCTTTGGAGCCCGGACTTTCCTCTTCACATACATGAAGCGACAAAGTGGCTTGCTGAGCGCAAATGTACGGCAAAAGTTACCGAAATAAAAAAGGCTTGAACATTTTTGTTCAAGCCTTTCTATTATAGAAACTTAGAAATTATTCTGATTTTTCTTCTTTCGTTTTTCCTTTTACAGAAATTTTAACGCCATCTTTTGCTTCATTTAAGTCAAGGATTAATTCATCTCCTTCACTAATTACAGCGTTGATGATTTCTTCTGCCATTGGATCTTCGATGTATTTCTGAATAGCACGTTTCAACGGACGAGCTCCATAATCTTTATCAAATCCTTTGTCTGCGATAAAATTCTTCGCTTCCTCTGTTAATTCAATATGATAATTTAAAGCTGTTAAACGCTCTATTAAACTTGCCAATTCAATATCGATAATTTTCATGATATCTTCTTTTGTTAATGAATTAAAGAAGATAATATCATCAATACGATTCAAAAATTCTGGCGCGAAAGCACGTTTTAAAGCTGTTTCAATTGTTGATTTTGCGCGTTCATCGGCAGAATCTTTCTTAGATGAAGTTCCAAATCCGACACCATCTCCAAACTCTTTCAATTGTCTTGTACCAATGTTAGACGTTAAAATGATAATCGTATTACGGAAATCAACTTTACGACCTAAACTATCAGTTACATGACCATCATCCAAAATTTGTAATAAAATATTGAATACATCTGGATGCGCTTTCTCAATCTCATCTAACAAAATTACCGCATATGGTTTACGACGAACTGCTTCAGTCAATTGTCCACCTTCTTCGTAACCAACGTAGCCCGGAGGTGCTCCAACTAAGCGAGAAACGGCAAATTTCTCCATGTATTCTGACATATCGATACGAATTAATGCATCGTTAGAATCAAAGATTTCTTTCGCCAAAACTTTCGCTAATTGTGTTTTACCAACACCCGTAGTTCCTAAGAAAATGAATGAACCAATTGGTTTATTTGGATCTTTCAAACCTGCACGATTACGTTGAATTGCTTTCACAACTTTCGTTACCGCTTCATCTTGACCAATTACTTTTCCTTTCATTAACTCATTCATCTGAGCCAATTTTTTCAATTCTTTTTCAGC of Empedobacter falsenii contains these proteins:
- a CDS encoding glycosyltransferase family 2 protein, translated to MKLSIIIVSYNAPKHLELCLDSCQEALKNVDGEIIVIDNNSSEIDFIFLKKTFPTVNFLLQKENLGFAKANNIGVENALGEYILILNPDTILPENLFESLVEFHQSKEKIGFVGIRMMDTNGNFHPESKRNIPTAKNSFSKLYSRFNHSKKNNYYKLEVSEFEIAPCEILVGAFMFTTKKIYQEIGGFDPRYFMYGEDIDLSFSAELAGYKNYYKGDITVLHYKGESTKKDKKYYKHFFEAMMIFLAKYYQKNWLHYQLLRSGILIKYLIQLFKFSLHSPKNTSKIEVNAEDLFWINKKSDFKSLSNNHIAIDTSLFTYQEILSIISENNSSLRSFYIRPKNKNYVIGDDKQIINL
- the recR gene encoding recombination mediator RecR, whose amino-acid sequence is MNYPSKVLERAVEEMSNLPGIGKRTALRLVLHMLNRPKSQTTALSEALSHLVDDVKYCQHCHTISDDEVCDICNNPLREETIICVVEDVRDVMAIENTGQFKGQYHVLGGKISPMEGIGPGQLNIQTLVDRVQNENVKEIIFALSSTMEGDTTVFYLYRQLKNAEIIFSTIARGLGVGDELEYADEATLVRSIQHRIPYSENKF
- a CDS encoding sodium:solute symporter; amino-acid sequence: MNSTILLLCVIVYFVGLLVISYFTSRNSDNQSFFNGNKKSKWWLVAFGMIGTSLSGVTFISVPGTVGKLTGSEYIYGGFEYYMMVIGFFLGYFIVAGVLLPLYYRMNLTSIYTYLGKRFNVEAHKMGSVFFIISRGIGATARLYLVVNVLQIFLLDNLGVPFWATTFVLLLMILLYTFEGGVKTIVVTDTLQTSFMIISLIACIWFILSHLNLSVGEAYDMMQAKNYTHFINFDPNSKTYFLKTILGGMFITIAMTGLDQEMMQKNISVDNLQNSKKNMLTFAGTLLIVNLAFLFLGGLLYLYAMSEGGFYTTDGFFMEQGGQNIMGDDMFPALSLLGHHFPMIISVIFIIGLISALFPSADGALTAVTSSYCVDLLNINENKEKSEKEKKKIRIRVHLIFTVVFFILIMVFKAINNKSIVYLVMEIAGYTYGPLLGLFAFGILTKRNIYKKYSIITVAILAPIFTYIINELVINFTDYKIGVELIILNGLLTFIGLWLVSSNRQKETIIHS
- the proC gene encoding pyrroline-5-carboxylate reductase; the encoded protein is MKKIAIIGAGNLGISITEGLIKNKAFDPNQIIATRNNLNQIEHLKKLGVTITNDNHFAVKEADYILLCVKPYKVEEVLTQLKDDFTTNKILISVATGISLQTYQNILSQGMSIFRAMPNTAASVEESITCICGNSKDENILNEIKTIFNPIGETVVINEELMNAATVIGACGIAYVLRFIRAMIQGGIEIGFDTQTATKIVTQTVKGAAELLIENGLHPEQEIDKVTTPKGCTIAGLNEMEHQGFSSALIKGIKTSFDKI
- a CDS encoding transketolase, giving the protein MTLQELQTQVQQTRRDILRMVHAVNSGHPGGSLGCAEYFAALYGKIMTYSTDFSMDGKGEDLFFLSNGHISPVFYSTLARSGFFPVSELATFRKLDSRLQGHPTTHEGLPGIRIASGSLGQGLSVALGAAQAKKLNNDDKLVYTLHGDGELQEGQVWEAFMYAAGKKVDNVIATIDYNGRQIDGDTDHVLPLGDLKAKLEAFGWIVLEEKNGNDLEKVIAILEEAKTLTGNGKPVSILLHTEMGNGVDYMMGSHSWHGKAPNDEQLAFALEQNPETELTDY
- a CDS encoding transketolase family protein, with translation MDLTYTEKKDTRSGFGDGLTELGRTNPNVVALCADLIGSLKMDQFIKENPERFFQIGIAEANMMGIAAGLTIGGKIPFTGTFAEFSTARVYDQIRQSIAYSNKNVKIAASHAGLTLGEDGATHQTLEDIGLMKMLPGMVVINPCDYNQTKAATIAAAEYEGPVYLRFGRPAVPVFTPADQKFEIGKGILMNEGSDVTIVATGHLVWESLVAAAELEKEGISCEVINIHTIKPLDEEIILNSVKKTGKIVTAEEHNILGGLGESVARVLAQKLPTKQAFVAVNDKFGESGTPSDLMKKYGIDSTAVIEKVKSLL
- a CDS encoding LuxR C-terminal-related transcriptional regulator, which codes for MKKANQKSITEYASIVKKLWSENTDSRTFNEKDESFQSINDYLQTLGSLALGESFMYFISPNSATFEYVSPQCEDILGYLPNEYTAELCVEIVHPDDLQHVIDIQQRISNFSMEIVPEERINYKFTYDFRVIDKKGEIHQIHLQHFFYELSKNFLPNRVFCLATDITQIKVGGKPTMHIYNIKDGLNNLLNSKTNSSLQLTKKETEIIEFLIKGYTSQDIADAIGLSKHTIDTHRRNILKKNDCSNTSELFSLYFKK